One segment of Bradyrhizobium sp. CB2312 DNA contains the following:
- a CDS encoding NADH-quinone oxidoreductase subunit M has translation MTTWPILSVTTFLPLVGALIVYLSRGDDEAAKRNSRWIALWTTLITFAVSVILVMRFDPSSADFQFVEKASWLATGITYHMGVDGISLPLLILTTAVMPFCIIASWKAITNRVREYMMAFLILETLMIGTFSALDLVLFYLFFEGGLIPMFLIIGIWGGPRRVYASFKFFLYTFLGSVLMLLAIMALYWNGGTTDIPTLMHTAVPRSLQTWAWLAFFASFAVKMPMWPVHTWLPDAHVEAPTAGSVVLAAILLKMGGYGFLRFSLPMFPLASHDFAPLIFTLSAIAIIYTSLVALMQEDMKKLIAYSSVAHMGFVTMGIFAGTMQGVAGGVFQMISHGIVSGALFLCVGIVYDRMHTREIAAYGGLVNRMPLYAMTFMVFTMANVGLPGTSGFVGEFMTLLGTFKVSIPTAFFATFGVILSAAYALWLYRKVVFGALVKPSLMSMKDLTLRECVTLFPMIALTILFGVYPKPVLDMSAASVQQLVNNYNTAVTAVKAAALLQ, from the coding sequence ATGACAACCTGGCCCATCCTTTCGGTCACCACCTTCCTGCCGCTGGTCGGCGCGCTGATCGTCTATCTCAGCCGCGGCGACGACGAGGCGGCCAAGCGCAACTCGCGCTGGATCGCGCTGTGGACCACGCTGATCACCTTCGCGGTGTCGGTGATCCTGGTGATGCGCTTCGATCCCTCCAGCGCCGACTTCCAGTTCGTCGAGAAGGCGAGCTGGCTCGCCACCGGCATCACCTACCACATGGGCGTCGACGGCATCTCGCTGCCGCTGCTGATCCTGACCACCGCCGTGATGCCGTTCTGCATCATCGCGAGCTGGAAGGCGATCACGAACCGGGTGCGCGAATACATGATGGCGTTCCTGATTCTGGAAACGCTGATGATCGGCACCTTCTCGGCGCTTGATCTCGTGCTGTTCTACCTGTTCTTCGAGGGCGGCCTGATCCCGATGTTCCTGATCATCGGCATCTGGGGCGGTCCGCGCCGGGTCTACGCCTCGTTCAAGTTCTTCCTCTACACCTTCCTCGGCTCGGTCCTGATGCTGCTCGCCATCATGGCGCTGTACTGGAACGGCGGCACCACCGACATCCCGACCTTAATGCACACCGCCGTGCCGCGGTCGTTGCAGACCTGGGCCTGGCTCGCCTTCTTCGCCTCGTTCGCGGTGAAGATGCCGATGTGGCCGGTGCACACCTGGCTGCCTGACGCGCACGTCGAGGCACCGACCGCGGGCTCGGTGGTCCTCGCCGCGATCCTGCTGAAGATGGGCGGCTACGGCTTCCTACGCTTCTCGCTGCCGATGTTCCCGCTGGCCTCGCACGACTTCGCGCCGCTGATCTTCACGCTCTCGGCCATCGCCATCATCTACACCTCGCTGGTGGCCCTGATGCAGGAGGACATGAAGAAGCTGATCGCGTACTCCTCGGTCGCGCATATGGGCTTCGTCACCATGGGCATCTTCGCCGGCACCATGCAGGGCGTCGCCGGCGGCGTGTTCCAGATGATCTCGCACGGCATCGTCTCCGGCGCGCTGTTCCTCTGCGTCGGCATCGTCTACGACCGCATGCACACCCGCGAGATTGCGGCCTATGGCGGCCTCGTCAACCGGATGCCGCTCTATGCCATGACCTTCATGGTCTTCACCATGGCCAATGTCGGTCTGCCCGGCACGAGCGGCTTCGTCGGCGAGTTCATGACGCTGCTTGGCACCTTCAAGGTCTCGATCCCGACCGCGTTCTTCGCCACCTTCGGCGTCATCCTGTCGGCAGCCTACGCGCTGTGGCTCTACCGCAAGGTCGTGTTCGGTGCGCTGGTGAAGCCGTCGCTGATGAGCATGAAGGATCTCACCTTGCGCGAATGCGTGACGCTGTTCCCGATGATCGCGCTGACGATCCTGTTCGGCGTCTATCCGAAGCCGGTGCTCGACATGTCGGCCGCCTCGGTCCAGCAACTCGTCAACAACTACAACACCGCTGTGACGGCCGTGAAGGCCGCCGCACTGCTCCAGTGA
- the nuoN gene encoding NADH-quinone oxidoreductase subunit NuoN: MSFETAGYQLAPVLPEIVLAVGAMALLMLGAYRGQGTTSAVTSLAVVLLVVVGVLVYAQPAGKQVTFGGSIIVDDFARFMKIMALIGSAATLILSAEFLSNPSRRIFEYAILVLLSTLGMMVLISAGDLISLYLGLELMSLALYVVAASNRDNAKSTEAGLKYFVLGALSSGMLLYGASLVYGFTGTVSFAGIAQAATIANVGLVFGLVFLLAGLCFKVSAVPFHMWTPDVYEGAPTPVTAFFASAPKVAALAVFTRVTLTAFPGIVSQWQQILVFVAIASMALGSFAAIGQTNIKRLMAYSSIGHMGFALVGLASGTVEGAQGVLMYIVIYVAMTLGSFSIILAMKRNGQAVEQISDFAGLSRTNPMLAFLFAMLLFSLAGVPPLAGFFGKWYVFVAAIKANLFTLAVIGVLTSVVGAYYYLSIVKTMYFDEPAGQVDPVRIEVKTVMAVTGVFNLLFALFAGPVVSVASAAAKSLF; this comes from the coding sequence ATGAGCTTTGAGACTGCAGGTTATCAACTGGCGCCGGTGCTGCCCGAGATCGTGCTCGCGGTCGGTGCGATGGCGCTTCTGATGCTCGGAGCCTATCGCGGGCAGGGGACGACCAGCGCCGTCACCTCGCTGGCGGTGGTGCTCTTGGTCGTGGTCGGCGTGCTCGTCTACGCCCAGCCTGCCGGCAAGCAGGTGACCTTCGGCGGCAGCATCATCGTCGACGACTTCGCCCGCTTCATGAAGATCATGGCGCTGATCGGCTCGGCGGCGACGCTGATCCTGTCGGCAGAGTTCCTATCCAATCCGTCTCGCCGCATCTTCGAGTACGCCATCCTCGTGCTGCTCTCGACGCTCGGCATGATGGTGCTGATCTCGGCTGGCGACCTGATCTCGCTCTATCTCGGCCTCGAGCTGATGTCGCTCGCACTCTACGTCGTGGCTGCCTCGAACCGCGACAACGCCAAGTCGACCGAGGCCGGCCTGAAGTATTTCGTGCTGGGCGCGCTGTCCTCGGGCATGCTGCTCTATGGTGCATCGCTGGTCTATGGCTTCACCGGCACCGTCAGCTTCGCCGGCATCGCCCAGGCCGCGACCATCGCGAATGTCGGCCTGGTGTTCGGCCTGGTCTTCCTGCTCGCCGGCCTCTGCTTCAAGGTCTCGGCCGTGCCGTTCCACATGTGGACGCCTGACGTCTACGAAGGCGCGCCGACCCCGGTCACCGCCTTCTTCGCTTCGGCCCCGAAGGTGGCCGCGCTCGCCGTCTTCACCCGTGTCACGCTGACCGCATTCCCGGGCATCGTCTCGCAGTGGCAGCAGATCCTGGTGTTCGTGGCGATCGCCTCGATGGCGCTCGGCTCCTTTGCCGCGATCGGGCAGACCAACATCAAGCGCCTGATGGCCTACTCCTCGATCGGCCATATGGGCTTCGCGCTGGTGGGCCTTGCCTCCGGCACGGTCGAAGGGGCGCAGGGCGTCCTGATGTACATCGTGATCTACGTCGCGATGACGCTCGGCTCGTTCTCGATCATCCTCGCCATGAAGCGCAACGGCCAGGCGGTGGAGCAGATCAGCGATTTCGCCGGCCTGTCGCGGACAAATCCGATGCTCGCCTTCCTGTTCGCGATGCTGCTGTTCTCGCTTGCAGGCGTGCCGCCGCTCGCCGGCTTCTTCGGCAAGTGGTACGTCTTCGTCGCCGCCATCAAGGCCAATCTGTTCACGCTCGCCGTCATCGGCGTGCTGACCAGCGTCGTCGGCGCCTACTACTATCTCTCCATCGTCAAGACGATGTATTTCGACGAGCCGGCCGGCCAGGTCGATCCGGTCAGGATCGAGGTGAAGACGGTGATGGCGGTCACGGGCGTGTTCAACCTGCTGTTCGCACTGTTTGCGGGTCCGGTGGTGAGCGTTGCCTCCGCCGCGGCAAAGTCGCTGTTCTAG
- a CDS encoding biotin--[acetyl-CoA-carboxylase] ligase, whose translation MVFALGPRAQSAGYKLAAFERTGSTNTDAIEHARSGERGPMWFVTDEQTAGRGRRQRAWIAPKGNLAASILEVMDVAPAVAATLGFAAGLAQEAALEKVSLEAALRLGEGRPRYALKWPNDVLADGKKLVGIALEAETVGDRLAVVAGMGTNVVAAPEGTPTPAVSLAALGVQISAEELFTALSDAWVEFRGIWDNGRGFAKIRQLWLERAAGLGERVAINTGTMTLEGTFDTIDDTGCLIVRTADSRLVPIAAGEVFFGPVRSVGAA comes from the coding sequence ATGGTGTTCGCGCTCGGTCCTCGCGCACAGTCCGCGGGCTACAAGCTCGCGGCGTTCGAACGGACCGGCTCGACCAACACCGATGCGATCGAGCACGCGCGCTCCGGTGAACGCGGCCCAATGTGGTTCGTCACCGATGAGCAGACCGCCGGCCGCGGCCGCCGCCAGCGCGCCTGGATCGCACCCAAGGGTAATCTCGCCGCCAGCATCCTCGAAGTCATGGACGTCGCCCCGGCCGTCGCCGCCACCCTCGGCTTTGCGGCCGGGCTGGCGCAGGAGGCGGCGCTGGAGAAGGTCAGCCTGGAAGCCGCCCTGCGTCTCGGCGAGGGCCGTCCCCGTTACGCCCTGAAATGGCCGAATGACGTGCTCGCGGACGGCAAGAAGCTCGTCGGCATCGCGCTCGAGGCCGAGACCGTCGGCGACCGGCTCGCCGTCGTCGCCGGCATGGGCACCAACGTCGTCGCAGCGCCCGAGGGCACCCCGACGCCCGCGGTGTCGCTGGCCGCGCTCGGGGTCCAGATCAGCGCGGAGGAGCTGTTCACGGCCCTGTCGGACGCCTGGGTCGAGTTCCGCGGCATCTGGGACAATGGCCGCGGCTTTGCCAAAATCCGACAACTCTGGCTGGAGCGCGCCGCCGGCCTCGGCGAGCGGGTTGCGATCAACACGGGAACCATGACGCTGGAAGGCACTTTCGACACCATCGACGACACCGGCTGCCTGATCGTCCGCACCGCGGACAGCCGCCTTGTGCCGATCGCCGCAGGCGAGGTGTTCTTCGGCCCGGTGCGCTCGGTGGGAGCTGCATGA
- a CDS encoding ribonuclease J, protein MARPDELVFAPLGGVGEIGMNLSIYGLGNRHQRSWLAVDLGVSFGDEEHLPGIDLIMPDISFLEKERKNLMGLVLTHAHEDHFGAIIDLWPRLKCPIYATQFSAALFEAKCAAERNAPEIPVTVIPSGGRIDVGPFNVEFIPVAHSIPEAHALAIHTEAGTVLHTGDWKIDPTPTLGRPTDEKRLRELGEEGVLALIGDSTNAVRDGRSPSEAEVAKTIIDLVKAAKGRVAVTTFASNVARIKAVADAAKAADREVVVVGRAMERVVQVARETGYLDGVQNFRSPEVYGHLPQDKVLALCTGSQGEPRAALARIANDDHPEITLNRGDSVIFSSRTIPGNEKAVGSIINNLVLQGVEVLTDRDHLVHVSGHPRRDELRDMISWVKPQLLIPVHGEALHLNEHAKLARAAGVPRVLVCRNGDLVKLGPGDPGIVGEVPSGRLYKDGTILEDSKSRAVVERRRMAFSGCAFVAIAMTEQGELADDPEVDLVGIPEKNRAGEAFDDIVFDAVMSTIEGLPRARRRDPDALGESVRRAVRAVINEHWGKKPPCLVHVLTV, encoded by the coding sequence ATGGCGAGGCCCGACGAACTGGTGTTTGCGCCGCTCGGCGGCGTCGGCGAGATCGGCATGAACCTGTCGATCTACGGCCTCGGCAACCGCCACCAGCGTTCTTGGCTGGCGGTCGATCTCGGCGTCTCCTTCGGCGACGAGGAGCATCTGCCCGGCATCGACCTGATCATGCCCGACATCAGCTTCCTGGAGAAGGAACGCAAGAACCTGATGGGCCTGGTGCTGACCCATGCCCATGAGGATCATTTCGGCGCGATCATCGACCTCTGGCCGCGACTGAAATGCCCGATCTACGCGACGCAGTTCAGCGCGGCGCTGTTCGAGGCCAAATGCGCCGCCGAGCGCAACGCCCCGGAGATTCCCGTCACCGTGATCCCCTCCGGCGGCCGCATCGATGTCGGACCGTTCAACGTCGAGTTCATCCCCGTTGCGCATTCGATTCCCGAAGCGCACGCGCTGGCGATCCACACCGAAGCCGGCACGGTGCTGCACACCGGCGACTGGAAGATCGACCCGACCCCGACGCTGGGACGTCCCACCGACGAGAAGCGGCTGCGGGAGCTCGGCGAAGAGGGCGTTCTCGCCCTGATCGGCGATTCCACCAATGCCGTGCGCGACGGCCGTTCGCCGTCGGAAGCCGAGGTCGCCAAAACCATCATCGACTTGGTCAAGGCCGCCAAGGGCCGCGTCGCGGTGACGACCTTTGCCTCCAACGTCGCCCGCATCAAGGCCGTGGCCGATGCTGCGAAAGCCGCCGACCGCGAGGTCGTCGTGGTCGGTCGCGCCATGGAGCGCGTGGTGCAGGTCGCGCGCGAGACCGGCTATCTCGACGGCGTGCAGAATTTCCGCTCGCCCGAGGTCTACGGCCATCTGCCGCAGGACAAGGTGCTGGCGCTGTGCACCGGCAGCCAGGGCGAGCCGCGCGCCGCGCTGGCGCGCATCGCCAATGACGACCATCCCGAGATCACGCTCAACCGCGGCGACAGCGTGATCTTCTCCTCGCGCACCATTCCCGGCAACGAGAAGGCCGTCGGCTCGATCATCAACAATCTGGTGCTTCAGGGCGTCGAGGTCCTGACCGACCGCGATCATCTGGTCCACGTCTCCGGCCACCCCCGCCGCGACGAGCTGCGCGACATGATCTCCTGGGTGAAGCCGCAGCTGCTGATCCCCGTCCATGGCGAGGCCCTGCATCTGAACGAGCACGCAAAACTTGCGCGCGCCGCCGGCGTGCCGCGCGTGCTGGTCTGCCGCAACGGCGACCTCGTCAAGCTCGGCCCCGGCGATCCCGGCATCGTCGGCGAGGTGCCCTCGGGCCGGCTCTACAAGGACGGCACGATCCTGGAGGATTCCAAATCCCGCGCCGTGGTCGAGCGCCGCCGCATGGCGTTCTCCGGCTGCGCCTTCGTCGCGATCGCCATGACCGAGCAGGGCGAGCTCGCCGACGATCCCGAGGTCGATCTCGTCGGCATCCCCGAGAAGAACAGGGCCGGCGAGGCCTTCGACGACATCGTCTTCGACGCCGTGATGTCCACCATCGAGGGCCTGCCGCGGGCGCGCCGCCGCGATCCGGACGCTTTGGGAGAATCGGTGCGGCGCGCCGTCCGTGCCGTGATCAACGAACATTGGGGCAAAAAGCCCCCCTGTCTGGTACATGTCCTGACGGTGTAG
- the mce gene encoding methylmalonyl-CoA epimerase produces MLGRLNHVAIATRDAVKAAKIYGAAFGAQISEAVPLPEHGVTTVFATLPNTKIEFIEPLGEASPIAKFLERNADGGIHHVCYEVVDIIASRDTLVKEGARVLGDGVPKIGAHGKPVLFLHPKDFSGALVEIEQA; encoded by the coding sequence ATGCTGGGTCGCCTCAACCACGTCGCGATCGCGACCAGGGACGCCGTCAAGGCCGCGAAGATCTACGGCGCGGCATTCGGAGCGCAGATCTCGGAAGCCGTTCCGCTGCCCGAGCATGGCGTCACCACGGTGTTCGCGACGCTTCCCAACACCAAGATCGAGTTCATCGAGCCGCTTGGCGAAGCCTCGCCGATCGCAAAATTCCTCGAGCGCAACGCCGATGGCGGCATCCACCATGTCTGCTACGAGGTCGTCGATATCATCGCCTCGCGCGACACGCTGGTGAAGGAGGGGGCCAGGGTGCTCGGCGACGGCGTGCCGAAGATCGGCGCCCACGGCAAGCCGGTGCTGTTCTTGCACCCCAAGGATTTTTCCGGCGCGCTGGTCGAGATCGAGCAGGCATAA
- a CDS encoding DUF1467 family protein — protein sequence MAIQISTAIAIYFVIWWIALFLTLPFGVRSQHEDGVGVPGTDPGAPILTRMGRKLIWTTIISAIVYGLGMAAYHAGYLSIERLSKLMGMPF from the coding sequence ATGGCCATCCAGATATCGACCGCCATCGCGATCTATTTCGTCATCTGGTGGATCGCACTGTTCCTGACGCTGCCGTTCGGGGTGCGCAGCCAGCACGAAGACGGCGTCGGCGTGCCCGGCACCGATCCCGGCGCACCGATCCTGACACGGATGGGCCGCAAGCTGATCTGGACCACGATCATCTCGGCGATCGTCTACGGCCTCGGCATGGCCGCCTACCACGCCGGCTATCTCTCGATCGAACGCCTGTCGAAACTGATGGGCATGCCGTTCTAG
- the mtnK gene encoding S-methyl-5-thioribose kinase, translating to MTQGQAGDYRILHEAALRDYLAGLPELKVLLGGEPAAWAITEVGDGNLNLVFIVKGARGGVAVKQALPYVRLVGESWPLPLSRAHYEFLALSRQAELAPGLVPALLHHNEMLALTVMELLEPHIIMRKGLVAATHYPRFVDDITTFMARTMFFTSDLALSAAEKKEGIAAFAGNHALCKITEDLIFTDPYRIAEQNRWTTPYLDGLAASLRDDMELHVAISRLKLKFMASPEALLHGDLHTGSIMVTDGETRVIDPEFAFYGPMGFDVGAVLANLLMACFASAGHERTPGERAAFEAWVLETVEQVWNEFARKFLHLWRSEASGDAYPVSLFTGEKGAMRLEAERQAYMQRLFTDTVGFAAAKTIRRIFGLAHNIDFELIEDPKRRAVSEARAVRLARGMMVEAPAFRTITDVTGAARKLRDWQPELSG from the coding sequence ATGACGCAAGGGCAGGCGGGGGACTATCGGATTCTGCATGAGGCGGCTTTGCGGGACTATCTCGCGGGCCTGCCGGAGCTGAAAGTGCTCCTCGGCGGCGAGCCGGCCGCCTGGGCCATCACCGAGGTCGGCGACGGCAATCTCAACCTCGTCTTCATCGTCAAGGGCGCGCGCGGCGGCGTCGCCGTGAAGCAGGCGCTGCCTTACGTCCGCCTCGTCGGCGAGAGCTGGCCGCTGCCGCTGTCGCGGGCCCACTACGAATTTTTGGCCTTGTCCCGGCAGGCCGAGCTCGCGCCGGGGCTCGTGCCGGCGCTGTTGCACCATAACGAGATGCTGGCGCTGACGGTGATGGAGCTGCTCGAGCCGCACATCATCATGCGCAAGGGCCTCGTCGCGGCAACGCACTATCCGCGCTTCGTCGATGACATCACCACCTTCATGGCGCGCACCATGTTCTTCACCTCCGACCTTGCGCTGTCGGCGGCCGAGAAGAAGGAAGGCATCGCGGCCTTCGCCGGCAACCACGCGCTGTGCAAGATCACCGAGGATCTGATCTTCACCGATCCCTACCGCATCGCCGAGCAGAACCGCTGGACCACGCCTTACCTCGATGGCCTCGCCGCATCCTTGCGCGATGACATGGAGCTGCATGTCGCGATCTCCCGGCTGAAGCTGAAGTTCATGGCAAGCCCCGAGGCGCTGCTGCACGGTGATCTCCACACCGGCTCGATCATGGTGACGGACGGCGAGACGCGCGTGATCGATCCCGAATTCGCGTTCTACGGCCCGATGGGGTTCGACGTCGGCGCGGTGCTGGCGAACCTCCTGATGGCCTGTTTCGCCTCCGCAGGCCACGAGCGGACGCCCGGCGAGCGGGCTGCGTTCGAGGCCTGGGTGCTGGAGACGGTCGAGCAGGTCTGGAACGAGTTCGCGCGAAAGTTCCTTCATCTCTGGCGGTCGGAGGCCAGCGGCGATGCCTATCCGGTCTCACTCTTTACCGGCGAGAAGGGCGCGATGCGCCTCGAGGCCGAGCGGCAGGCCTACATGCAGCGCCTGTTCACCGACACGGTCGGCTTCGCCGCCGCCAAAACCATCCGCCGCATCTTCGGCCTCGCCCACAACATCGATTTCGAGCTGATCGAGGATCCGAAGAGGCGGGCGGTGAGTGAGGCGCGCGCCGTGCGGCTGGCGCGCGGGATGATGGTGGAAGCGCCAGCGTTCCGGACGATCACTGATGTCACCGGCGCCGCGCGAAAGCTGCGGGACTGGCAGCCGGAATTGTCAGGCTGA
- a CDS encoding ABC transporter substrate-binding protein produces the protein MMFRMIAIVAGLGLALTGSVEAQTQRKGGTIRMTAPYGSSFTSLDIHTTQRAQDEIYAKALHRSLYIWDSAEGKPVPELAKEVVVSGGGLVYTFKLRDDAYFHNGRKMTADDVIWSYKRIMDGTKAFPGARFVRVIEGAAAVEKGQAKEISGLKKIDDFTLEMKLTEKVDPGFYFFTALTSIYPADEAAKDSFIQHPIGLGPFKFVEHVPGSRIVLERWDRFYKPGKPYADKIVVSIMAEAAARDVAFRNKEIDTSVLGPAQYVAYQSDANLKGTIVEVAEVFTRYMGMNPAFKPFTDKRVRQAINYAIDTDLIINKLVKGKAYRATSWLPLTSPAYDKAMKPYPYDPAKAKQLLAEAGYPSGFEFEWTTSQNESWGLPIVSAVIPMLDKVGIKAKVKQVETAVLAEVVRTGDYQAFIYSQQSGPDPQAALKCFHSSTPQPACNYMNYRNADFDKLIDAAGQADDAAKRTELLQKANALLYEEAPVWFFNYNKAVMAVQPWLKGVQLNATELTHQNVEDLWVDETSPAK, from the coding sequence ATGATGTTCAGGATGATTGCGATTGTCGCGGGTTTGGGACTGGCGCTCACCGGATCCGTTGAGGCCCAGACCCAGCGCAAGGGCGGAACCATCCGCATGACCGCGCCTTACGGCTCGAGCTTCACCAGCCTCGACATTCACACCACGCAGCGCGCCCAGGACGAGATCTACGCCAAGGCCCTGCATCGCTCGCTCTACATCTGGGATTCCGCGGAAGGAAAGCCGGTTCCGGAGCTTGCCAAGGAGGTCGTCGTCTCGGGCGGCGGCCTCGTCTACACCTTCAAGCTCCGCGACGACGCCTATTTCCACAATGGCCGCAAGATGACGGCCGACGACGTCATCTGGTCCTATAAACGGATCATGGACGGCACCAAGGCCTTTCCCGGTGCGCGCTTCGTCCGCGTCATCGAGGGCGCGGCTGCGGTCGAGAAAGGCCAGGCCAAAGAAATATCTGGCCTGAAGAAGATCGACGACTTCACCCTCGAGATGAAGCTGACCGAGAAGGTCGATCCGGGCTTCTACTTCTTCACCGCGCTGACCTCGATCTATCCCGCCGACGAGGCCGCCAAGGACAGCTTCATCCAGCATCCGATCGGTCTCGGACCGTTCAAATTCGTCGAGCACGTGCCGGGATCGCGCATCGTGCTGGAGCGCTGGGACCGGTTCTACAAGCCCGGCAAGCCCTACGCCGACAAGATCGTCGTGTCGATCATGGCCGAGGCCGCGGCGCGCGACGTCGCCTTCCGCAACAAGGAGATCGACACCTCGGTGCTGGGACCTGCGCAATACGTCGCCTACCAGTCCGACGCCAATCTCAAGGGCACCATCGTCGAGGTCGCCGAGGTCTTCACGCGCTACATGGGGATGAATCCCGCCTTCAAGCCGTTCACCGACAAGCGCGTCCGGCAGGCGATCAACTACGCGATCGACACCGACCTGATCATCAACAAGCTGGTCAAGGGCAAGGCCTATCGCGCCACCAGCTGGCTGCCGCTGACCTCGCCCGCCTACGACAAGGCGATGAAGCCGTATCCCTATGATCCCGCCAAGGCCAAGCAGCTGCTCGCCGAGGCCGGCTATCCCTCCGGCTTCGAGTTCGAATGGACCACCAGCCAGAACGAAAGCTGGGGCCTGCCGATCGTCTCGGCCGTGATACCGATGCTCGACAAGGTCGGCATCAAGGCGAAGGTCAAGCAGGTCGAGACCGCGGTACTGGCGGAGGTGGTTCGCACCGGCGACTACCAGGCCTTCATCTACTCCCAGCAGAGCGGCCCGGATCCCCAGGCCGCGCTCAAATGCTTCCACTCCTCGACGCCGCAGCCGGCCTGCAATTACATGAACTACAGGAATGCCGACTTCGACAAGCTGATCGATGCCGCAGGGCAGGCCGACGATGCCGCAAAGCGCACCGAGCTGCTGCAAAAGGCCAATGCGCTGCTCTACGAGGAGGCGCCGGTCTGGTTCTTCAACTACAACAAGGCGGTCATGGCGGTGCAGCCATGGCTCAAGGGCGTTCAGCTGAACGCGACGGAGCTGACCCATCAGAACGTCGAGGACCTCTGGGTCGACGAGACCTCGCCCGCGAAGTGA
- a CDS encoding ABC transporter permease, translating into MLSFLLRRLLQTIPTVLAVVLLVFVLFSVVPGSIVSSMSDDSDPQVELRMKKQLGLDDPVYVRFGAYIAKLATGDFGTSFRTREPVTSMIAKRAWPTLQLIFAAMAFAILIGVPLGFIAALRPGGIVDTLAMVVAVSGLSIAKFWLGLVLMYLFALKLGWLPSFGYGDGGLQYLLLPAVTLGVSPMALFARTTRAAVLEIMTADFVRTARSKGMSETRVVKWHVMRNALVIILTTVGLQFGGLMGQAVVVEKLFSWPGIGSLLVDSVLQRDIPAVQGSILVVVLAFLAINLLIDVLYGVIDPRIRYA; encoded by the coding sequence ATGCTCTCGTTCCTGCTCCGTCGCCTGCTGCAAACCATTCCGACCGTGCTCGCCGTCGTGCTACTGGTCTTCGTGCTGTTCAGCGTCGTTCCCGGCAGTATCGTCTCCTCCATGAGTGACGATAGCGATCCCCAAGTCGAGCTGCGCATGAAGAAGCAGCTCGGTCTCGACGATCCCGTCTATGTGCGGTTCGGCGCCTACATCGCCAAGCTCGCGACGGGCGATTTCGGCACCTCGTTCCGGACCCGCGAGCCTGTTACGAGCATGATCGCCAAACGGGCATGGCCGACGCTGCAGCTGATCTTCGCGGCCATGGCGTTTGCGATTCTGATCGGTGTGCCGCTTGGCTTCATTGCAGCGCTGAGGCCCGGCGGCATCGTCGATACGCTTGCCATGGTGGTGGCGGTGTCGGGCCTTTCGATCGCCAAGTTCTGGCTCGGCCTGGTGCTGATGTACCTGTTCGCGCTGAAGCTCGGCTGGCTGCCGAGTTTCGGCTATGGCGACGGGGGACTGCAATATCTGCTGCTACCGGCCGTGACGCTCGGCGTCTCGCCGATGGCGCTGTTTGCCCGCACGACGCGCGCCGCGGTCCTCGAGATCATGACCGCGGATTTCGTCCGCACCGCGCGCTCAAAGGGCATGAGCGAGACGCGGGTCGTGAAGTGGCACGTGATGCGCAATGCGCTCGTCATCATTCTCACCACCGTCGGGCTTCAGTTCGGCGGGCTGATGGGGCAGGCGGTCGTCGTCGAGAAACTGTTCTCCTGGCCGGGCATCGGCTCGCTGCTTGTCGACAGCGTGCTCCAGCGCGACATTCCAGCCGTCCAGGGCTCGATTCTCGTGGTGGTGCTGGCCTTTCTGGCGATCAATCTGCTGATCGACGTGCTCTACGGCGTGATCGATCCGAGGATCAGATACGCATGA
- a CDS encoding ABC transporter permease, which produces MKLRANLIIGGALFALAILVGLLAPWLAHTDPVLDANLVNAEEPPSWTWWFGTDDQGRDIYSRVVYGARVSLTVGIVSQLINSVIGVALGLSAGYWGGWWDDFVNALTNLMLAIPSLIFALAIMAVLGPGLTSLLIALGLTNWSFTCRIARASALSLRSQGYVQAATVLGYGDLRIMVTQLLPNMLGPIVVIGTLGMGSAVLSEAALSFLGLGVRPPFPSWGSMLSEAREQITTAPWLSIFPGLAIFLTVLGLNLLGDGLRDILDPQSRSRRT; this is translated from the coding sequence ATGAAGCTCCGCGCCAATCTCATCATCGGCGGCGCGCTGTTCGCGCTCGCGATCCTGGTTGGGCTTCTTGCACCGTGGCTGGCGCACACCGATCCGGTCCTCGACGCCAATCTGGTGAACGCGGAGGAGCCTCCGAGCTGGACCTGGTGGTTCGGAACCGACGACCAGGGCCGCGACATCTATTCCCGCGTCGTCTACGGCGCCCGCGTCTCGCTGACGGTCGGCATCGTCTCGCAGCTCATCAACAGCGTGATCGGCGTCGCCCTCGGCCTCAGCGCCGGCTATTGGGGCGGCTGGTGGGACGATTTTGTCAATGCGCTCACCAACCTCATGCTCGCGATCCCCTCGCTGATCTTCGCGCTCGCCATCATGGCGGTGCTCGGACCCGGCCTGACCAGCCTCCTGATCGCGCTCGGGCTGACCAACTGGTCCTTCACCTGCCGGATCGCGCGGGCCTCGGCGCTGTCGCTGCGGAGCCAGGGCTATGTGCAGGCGGCGACCGTGCTCGGCTATGGCGATCTGCGCATCATGGTCACGCAGCTGCTGCCCAACATGTTAGGGCCGATCGTCGTCATCGGCACGCTCGGCATGGGCAGCGCGGTCCTGTCCGAAGCCGCCTTGTCGTTCCTCGGCCTCGGCGTCCGCCCGCCGTTTCCGAGCTGGGGCAGCATGTTGTCGGAGGCGCGCGAGCAGATCACGACGGCGCCGTGGCTCTCGATCTTTCCCGGCCTTGCCATCTTCCTGACCGTGCTTGGCCTGAACCTGCTCGGCGACGGCCTGCGCGACATTCTCGATCCCCAGTCGCGGAGCCGGCGGACATGA